A section of the Meles meles chromosome 8, mMelMel3.1 paternal haplotype, whole genome shotgun sequence genome encodes:
- the HBE1 gene encoding hemoglobin subunit epsilon, producing MVHFSAEEKAAITGLWGKVHVEEAGGEALGRLLVVYPWTQRFFDNFGNLSSASAIMGNPKVKAHGKKVLTSFGDAIKNMDNLKGTFAKLSELHCDKLHVDPENFRLLGNVLVIILASHFGKEFTPEVQAAWQKLVAGVATALAHKYH from the exons ATGGTGCATTTTAGTGCTGAGGAGAAGGCTGCTATCACTGGCCTGTGGGGCAAAGTGCATGTGGAAGAGGCTGGAGGCGAGGCCCTGGGCAG GCTCCTGGTTGTTTACCCCTGGACCCAGAGGTTCTTTGACAACTTCGGCAACCTGTCCTCCGCCTCTGCCATCATGGGTAACCCCAAGGTCAAGGCCCATGGCAAGAAGGTGCTGACTTCTTTTGGAGATGCTATTAAGAACATGGACAATCTCAAGGGCACCTTTGCTAAGCTGAGTGAGCTGCACTGTGACAAGCTACACGTGGATCCTGAGAACTTTAGG CTCCTGGGCAACGTACTGGTGATCATTCTGGCTTCTCATTTTGGCAAGGAGTTCACCCCTGAGGTGCAGGCCGCTTGGCAGAAGCTCGTGGCTGGTGTTGCCACTGCTCTGGCCCACAAGTACCATTGA